The Ramlibacter sp. PS4R-6 nucleotide sequence AGGAGAAACCTGATGGCAGCCAAGAACGTCGCCGACGTCATGAAGATGGTGAAGGAAAACGAAGTCAAGTTCGTCGACTTCCGCTTCACCGACACCCGCGGCAAGGAACAGCACGTGACCGTGCCGACCTCGCATTTCGACGAGGACAAGTTCACTTCGGGTCATGCGTTCGACGGCTCCTCGATCGCCGGCTGGAAGGGCATCGAGGCTTCGGACATGCTGCTGATGCCCGACCCGAACACGGCCAACATCGACCCGTTCTTCGAGGAAACGACGCTGATCCTGACCTGCGACGTGCTCGAGCCGGGCGACGGCAAGGCCTATGACCGCGACCCGCGTTCCATTGCCAAGCGTGCCGAGGCGTACCTCAAGGCCTCCGGCCTGGGCGACACCGCGTTCTTCGGGCCGGAGCCCGAGTTCTTCGTGTTCGACGACGTGCGCTGGGGCGCCGACATGTCCGGCTCGTTCGTCCACATCGACGAATACGAAGCGCCGTACAACACGGGCAAGACGATCGAAGGCGGCAACAAGGGCCACCGCCCGACCACCAAGGGCGGCTACTTCCCCGTGCCGCCGGTCGACAGCATGCAGGACATGCGCGCCGAGATGTCGCTCATCCTCGAATCGCTGGGCGTGCCGGTCGAAGTGTTCCACCACGAAGTGGGCGGCGCCGGCCAGAACGAGATCGGCACGAAGTTCAGCACGCTGGTGCAGCGCGCCGACTGGACGCAGATCCTCAAGTACACGGTGCTCAACGTCGCCAACGCCTACGGCAAGACGGCGACGTTCATGCCGAAGCCGCTGGTCGGCGACAACGGCTCGGGCATGCACGTGCACCAGTCCGTGTGGAAGGACGGCAAGAACCTGTTCGCCGGCGACGGCTACGCGGGCCTGTCGGACTTCGCGCTGTACTACATCGGCGGCATCATCAAGCACGCCCGCGCGCTCAACGCCATCACGAACCCCGGCACCAACAGCTACAAGCGCCTGGTCCCCGGCTTCGAGGCGCCGGTGAAGCTCGCGTACTCCGCGCGCAACCGCTCGGCTTCGGTCCGCATCCCGTACGTGGCGAACCCCAAGGGCCGCCGCATCGAGGTGCGCTTCCCCGATCCCACCTGCAACCCGTACCTGGGCTTCGCCGCCATGCTGATGGCCGGCCTGGACGGCGTGGAGAACAAGATCCATCCGGGCGAAGCCGCCACGAAGGACCTGTACCACCTGCCCCCGGAAGAGGACGCGAAGATCCCGACCGTGTGCCACAGCCTGGACCAGGCGCTGGACTACCTGGACAAGGGCCGTTCGTTCCTCACGAAGGGCGGCGTGTTCACGGACACGATGATCGACGCGTACATCGAACTGAAGATGCAAGAGGTCACGCGCTTCCGCATGACCACGCACCCGATCGAGTTCGACATGTACTACAGCCTGTAAGCTGGGGTTGCGTACAGCCCGTTGTGAAAAAGGACCGCCTCGGCGGTCCTTTGTCTTTTCGAATCAAGGGCTTGTTTGATGTTTTTGATGAGTTGCGTGATACTGGCCCTCCCGCTCGCACAGCCCCGTGCGAAAGGAGCACGCCATGAAGTACGCCTACATCACCGCGGTGGCGCTGGCTGCGATGGCATTCGCAGCGCAGGCCCAGACGAAGATTTATCGCTGCGGCAACACCTACACGAACAGCGAAGCCGAGGCGAAGGCCAAGGGCTGCAAGCCGCTGGACGGGGGCAACATCACGGTGGTGGAGGGCCTGAAGCCCAACGGCGCGACGCGTGTGGCCACGGCGCCCACGCAGGCCAACGGCGGCCCGCGCGTGGATTCCGAGGAGCAGAAGCAGCGCGACAACGATGCGCGCGCCATCCTCGAAGCCGAGTTGAAGAAGGCCGAGACGCGGCAAGCCGAGCTCGTCAAGGAATACAACAACGGCGAGCCGGAGAAGCTCGGGCCCGAGCACAAGAACCACCAGAAGTACGTGGAACGCACCGCCGAGCTGAAGGCGAGCATCGCCCGCAATGAGAACGACATCGCCGGCCTCAAGCGGGAACTGGCG carries:
- the glnA gene encoding type I glutamate--ammonia ligase; amino-acid sequence: MAAKNVADVMKMVKENEVKFVDFRFTDTRGKEQHVTVPTSHFDEDKFTSGHAFDGSSIAGWKGIEASDMLLMPDPNTANIDPFFEETTLILTCDVLEPGDGKAYDRDPRSIAKRAEAYLKASGLGDTAFFGPEPEFFVFDDVRWGADMSGSFVHIDEYEAPYNTGKTIEGGNKGHRPTTKGGYFPVPPVDSMQDMRAEMSLILESLGVPVEVFHHEVGGAGQNEIGTKFSTLVQRADWTQILKYTVLNVANAYGKTATFMPKPLVGDNGSGMHVHQSVWKDGKNLFAGDGYAGLSDFALYYIGGIIKHARALNAITNPGTNSYKRLVPGFEAPVKLAYSARNRSASVRIPYVANPKGRRIEVRFPDPTCNPYLGFAAMLMAGLDGVENKIHPGEAATKDLYHLPPEEDAKIPTVCHSLDQALDYLDKGRSFLTKGGVFTDTMIDAYIELKMQEVTRFRMTTHPIEFDMYYSL